The proteins below are encoded in one region of Flavobacterium sp. IMCC34852:
- a CDS encoding VOC family protein, with protein MKHIQLTETILYVENQAVSTTFYEKLFRQKADLNVPGMTEFRVSAHCKIGLMPNNGIAKILKNQTPHPQTGIGIPRCELYFYVEDISLEYANATALGAQLISPITDRDWGDKVCYFADPDGHIIAFAEKIG; from the coding sequence ATGAAACACATCCAACTGACCGAAACCATCCTTTATGTCGAAAACCAAGCAGTGAGTACGACCTTTTACGAAAAACTGTTTCGGCAAAAGGCGGATTTGAATGTACCCGGCATGACCGAATTCAGAGTGTCAGCGCATTGTAAAATAGGATTAATGCCCAACAACGGCATCGCCAAAATCCTAAAAAACCAAACCCCGCACCCACAAACCGGCATCGGAATCCCAAGGTGTGAACTGTACTTTTATGTCGAAGACATCTCCCTCGAATATGCAAACGCCACAGCCCTCGGTGCCCAACTCATAAGCCCCATAACCGACCGAGACTGGGGCGACAAAGTGTGCTATTTCGCCGACCCCGATGGGCATATTATTGCTTTTGCGGAAAAAATAGGATAA
- a CDS encoding leucine-rich repeat domain-containing protein: MKISYALAVCFLSLLFIGCSDDGDSAPEIVNTDPNCSRIVNIPDANFKAKLVAGGYLTCVNLDGSTTIDANGDGEIQVCEAEKVGSLTIDQADINSIEGILEFRNIQTLSFKYNNISEALDLRSLKRLVNVYLTDNEIPSLNVTGLKRLENLFCDGNNLQSLSVKSLTALKYLYCQHNEISNLNIEGAVNLTVLRIYQNNISTLNVSHLSDLLQLYTSDNLLTHLDLSGLTQLQHVICDSNNLQTLNASGCSSLWELECGQNNLTQLNLTGCTNLTTLSCISNNLTSLDFSDLIRLSYADCGGNQFVSIDIRDCVLMSYFDVSFNPNLQTLIVKNGSAATQGISIYQCPSLTNVCCDFEEQQEIIADIQTYGYNCTVVTNCF, encoded by the coding sequence ATGAAAATATCCTATGCGCTTGCCGTTTGTTTTTTATCCCTATTGTTTATAGGCTGTTCTGATGATGGTGACAGCGCTCCCGAAATCGTCAACACCGATCCTAACTGCAGCAGAATCGTGAATATACCCGATGCTAATTTTAAAGCTAAACTCGTGGCAGGCGGTTATTTAACTTGTGTTAACTTAGATGGAAGTACCACCATTGACGCAAACGGAGATGGTGAAATCCAAGTTTGTGAAGCTGAAAAAGTCGGCAGTTTGACCATTGACCAAGCCGATATCAATTCGATAGAAGGTATTTTGGAGTTCAGAAACATTCAGACACTCTCTTTCAAGTATAACAATATTAGTGAGGCCCTTGATTTAAGAAGCCTAAAGCGCCTTGTGAATGTATACCTTACTGATAATGAAATTCCATCTTTGAATGTTACCGGGTTAAAGCGATTAGAAAATCTTTTCTGTGATGGAAATAATTTGCAAAGTCTGAGTGTTAAATCGCTAACGGCACTCAAATACCTATATTGCCAGCATAACGAAATTAGTAACTTAAATATAGAGGGTGCTGTAAATCTAACGGTATTGCGCATCTACCAAAATAATATTTCAACTTTAAACGTAAGCCATCTTTCAGATCTTTTGCAACTTTATACCTCGGATAATCTTTTGACTCATTTAGATCTTAGCGGCCTTACCCAACTACAACATGTCATTTGTGATTCAAATAACTTGCAAACATTGAACGCCTCAGGATGCAGCAGTCTTTGGGAATTAGAATGCGGACAAAACAACTTAACCCAACTCAATCTTACGGGTTGTACTAATCTTACCACCCTAAGTTGTATTTCCAATAATCTTACCTCACTCGACTTTAGTGATCTTATCCGATTGAGTTATGCCGATTGTGGCGGCAACCAATTCGTTTCCATTGACATAAGAGATTGTGTATTGATGAGTTATTTTGATGTTAGTTTTAATCCCAATCTTCAAACACTCATCGTTAAAAATGGAAGCGCAGCAACACAAGGGATTAGTATTTACCAATGTCCCTCACTGACCAATGTTTGCTGTGATTTTGAGGAACAACAAGAAATCATTGCTGACATACAAACCTATGGTTACAATTGCACTGTCGTCACGAATTGTTTTTAA
- a CDS encoding AbiJ-NTD4 domain-containing protein has protein sequence MKFSQRLGITPVKDKIQIDSIDVDLLNSLWSVFLERFVKIMPNSSLGNFMNKLWFNFFKRPIDTLSIYSDGSISEDYVRKVLRSYFYDTKTQWYEIYDFLEFSAKFDPSNFIESINIILERENSAYRFVNSQLVQITSQLEIDEIEEAILKSDKFSSVKIHLNTALNFLSDRKKPDYRNSIKESISAVESICKIFTGNDKATLGEALKKLEQSYELHPALKKSFTSLYGYTSDDAGIRHALTENDRRIDFHEAKFILVTCSAFTNFLMSKM, from the coding sequence ATGAAGTTTTCTCAAAGATTAGGTATTACACCTGTAAAAGACAAAATACAAATTGATTCAATTGATGTTGACTTACTAAATTCATTGTGGTCAGTTTTTTTAGAACGTTTTGTAAAAATAATGCCTAATAGTTCTCTTGGTAATTTTATGAATAAATTATGGTTTAATTTTTTTAAAAGACCTATCGACACATTATCAATATATTCAGATGGTTCAATCTCTGAGGATTATGTTAGAAAAGTTCTTAGAAGTTATTTCTATGATACTAAAACGCAATGGTATGAGATATATGATTTTTTGGAATTCAGTGCAAAGTTTGATCCTAGTAACTTTATTGAAAGTATAAATATTATTTTAGAAAGAGAAAATTCTGCCTACCGTTTTGTAAATAGCCAATTAGTACAAATAACTTCACAACTAGAAATAGATGAGATTGAAGAAGCAATCTTGAAGTCAGATAAATTTTCATCAGTAAAAATTCATTTAAATACGGCTCTGAACTTCTTGTCTGATAGAAAAAAACCGGATTACAGAAATTCAATAAAGGAATCAATTTCTGCTGTAGAATCAATCTGTAAAATCTTTACGGGTAATGATAAAGCAACATTAGGAGAAGCTTTAAAAAAATTGGAGCAAAGCTACGAACTTCATCCCGCATTGAAAAAAAGCTTTACATCATTATACGGTTATACGAGTGATGATGCTGGAATTAGACATGCGTTAACTGAAAATGATCGAAGAATTGACTTTCATGAAGCTAAATTTATATTAGTAACATGTAGTGCATTTACTAACTTCTTAATGAGTAAAATGTAA
- a CDS encoding ATP-binding protein: MTQNSIISTISKQEDTSKKIPVSLSNELISLLSEQLYQSPLKAIEELVTNSYDAGAENCKVIIPEDLSNLETSQIIVYDDGIGMDEEGLTTLWSIGASLKRKDGDTIGQRKIIGKFGIGKLATYSIANIISYVSRKEDTIYLNTLDYKDFRSDPSGGKEPILLPVIEIKDFTTLKTNQSFLDLLKKVSLSPDFLLSNNKKSWTIVILESLKQRVENLKTGRLRWVLSTSMPINPSFKLFLNNENVDSSKLNYTIATSFKITDLPKKRIDSLNNTTKDNWRIENNKLVSNTFKNGITGEINVTDRTLLGGKSSDVGRSHGFFIKVRGRIINQDDETFGSVPTKMGTFNRMHAIIEADDLDEVITASRENLENSTQKQFFQELLNEVLNEATSKYSQYLKDKELPELRKKEGERNFVNHELMEFSIADTLTLFPGDIPHGGEPDNSFFYADFGTPEEKDDLIKLFYSEAKEKYKFQYTKADRSERLVTFDIKSKTFWINENHPFIKANLDEGSSRNLLEDFVVAETMLEIYLVESGIPTRLVGEILEKRDRLLIGLANDHPISLKFLADTLRDSSTNDLDLEINQVIAVRALGFTAKHIAGSGNPDGIATFNTYSNGVTTITLEAKSSKETPGLSQLDFAGLQEHMIDQNASGCLLIAPSYPGGSAGENAAAAKRAKELKISCWTIEQLANVIEQSENRKITAPEIVEIITTCFTPEEVKDAIDKLLTGDERSYTDIYRAIIKALESLETRLPDSLRTLDSVTTSISYEFSNFVNISKVQVDNALKDVAHISKGALTYRDGNIILLTSIEELKQRLSSHTDTTQPSRRNGKFK; encoded by the coding sequence ATGACTCAAAATTCAATTATTTCAACAATTAGTAAACAAGAAGATACTTCAAAAAAAATCCCAGTTTCGTTGTCAAATGAATTAATAAGTTTACTATCTGAACAACTTTACCAATCTCCTCTCAAGGCTATTGAAGAATTAGTTACTAATTCATACGACGCGGGCGCTGAAAACTGTAAAGTAATCATACCTGAGGACTTAAGCAACTTAGAAACTAGTCAAATTATTGTTTACGATGATGGGATAGGAATGGATGAAGAAGGATTAACAACACTTTGGTCAATTGGTGCGAGTCTAAAACGCAAAGATGGCGATACAATTGGACAACGTAAAATTATCGGCAAGTTTGGTATTGGGAAACTTGCGACATACTCTATTGCAAATATTATTTCTTATGTTTCGAGAAAAGAGGACACGATTTATTTGAACACATTAGACTATAAAGACTTCAGAAGTGATCCATCTGGGGGTAAAGAACCTATTTTACTACCTGTCATAGAAATAAAAGATTTTACAACACTAAAGACCAATCAATCTTTTTTGGATTTATTAAAGAAAGTTTCCTTATCTCCTGATTTTCTTCTTTCAAATAATAAAAAATCATGGACGATTGTTATTCTTGAATCTTTAAAACAAAGGGTTGAAAACCTTAAAACCGGACGTTTAAGATGGGTATTATCTACATCAATGCCTATTAATCCATCGTTTAAGTTATTTTTAAATAATGAAAATGTAGATAGTTCAAAACTAAATTATACTATTGCCACAAGTTTCAAAATTACTGATTTACCAAAAAAAAGAATTGACTCATTAAATAATACTACCAAAGATAATTGGCGAATCGAAAATAATAAATTAGTCTCTAACACTTTCAAAAATGGAATTACCGGAGAAATAAATGTTACTGATAGAACCTTACTAGGAGGGAAAAGTTCTGATGTTGGACGCAGTCATGGTTTTTTTATTAAAGTCCGTGGACGGATCATTAACCAAGATGATGAAACATTCGGATCTGTTCCAACTAAAATGGGCACATTTAATAGAATGCATGCCATTATTGAAGCTGATGACTTAGATGAAGTAATAACCGCATCAAGAGAAAATCTAGAAAATTCGACTCAAAAACAATTTTTCCAAGAATTATTAAATGAAGTTTTAAACGAAGCAACTTCAAAGTACAGTCAATATTTAAAGGATAAAGAATTACCAGAGCTCAGAAAAAAAGAGGGTGAACGAAACTTTGTCAATCATGAATTAATGGAATTTTCAATTGCTGATACTTTAACATTATTTCCCGGTGATATTCCCCACGGAGGCGAACCAGACAACTCTTTTTTTTATGCTGATTTTGGAACCCCAGAAGAAAAAGATGACTTAATTAAATTGTTTTACTCAGAAGCCAAAGAAAAATATAAATTCCAATACACCAAAGCAGACCGAAGCGAAAGACTTGTAACTTTTGATATAAAATCAAAAACATTTTGGATAAACGAAAATCACCCATTTATAAAAGCGAATCTTGATGAAGGTTCTTCAAGAAATCTGCTTGAAGATTTTGTAGTTGCAGAAACCATGTTGGAAATTTACTTGGTGGAAAGTGGAATCCCCACAAGATTAGTTGGAGAAATTCTTGAAAAAAGAGATAGACTTTTAATTGGGTTAGCAAATGACCATCCAATTTCTTTAAAATTTTTAGCTGATACTTTACGTGATTCATCTACAAATGACTTAGATTTAGAAATAAATCAAGTCATAGCTGTTCGTGCTTTAGGATTTACTGCTAAACATATTGCAGGTTCTGGTAATCCAGATGGGATTGCAACTTTTAATACTTATTCAAATGGAGTCACTACTATAACTCTTGAGGCTAAATCTTCCAAAGAAACTCCTGGATTGTCGCAACTTGATTTTGCTGGTTTACAAGAACATATGATTGATCAAAATGCTAGCGGCTGTCTACTTATAGCTCCATCATATCCAGGAGGATCGGCCGGAGAAAACGCAGCGGCAGCAAAAAGAGCCAAAGAACTAAAAATTTCTTGCTGGACAATTGAGCAATTAGCCAATGTTATAGAGCAATCAGAAAACAGAAAAATTACTGCTCCAGAAATAGTAGAAATAATCACCACTTGTTTTACTCCCGAAGAAGTTAAAGATGCTATTGATAAACTTTTAACCGGAGATGAAAGAAGCTATACTGATATTTATCGAGCCATCATTAAAGCACTTGAATCACTAGAAACTAGATTGCCAGATAGTCTTAGGACATTAGATTCTGTCACAACATCAATTTCATATGAATTTTCAAATTTTGTTAATATCTCAAAAGTTCAAGTTGATAATGCGTTAAAAGATGTTGCTCATATAAGCAAGGGCGCGTTAACTTATCGAGATGGAAACATAATCCTTTTAACATCAATTGAAGAGTTAAAACAACGATTATCCAGTCACACAGATACTACTCAACCTTCAAGACGTAATGGGAAATTCAAATAA
- a CDS encoding ABC-F family ATP-binding cassette domain-containing protein, producing the protein MLTVSNLSVQFGKRILFDEVNTTFTQGNCYGVIGANGAGKSTFLKILAGDIDPTSGRVFLEPGKRMSVLNQNHNMFDEHTVLETVMMGNKVLFAVKSEMDALYADYDDKNADRIGELQVQFEEMNGWNAESDAGAMLSNLGIGADMHYTLMGEMEGKMKVRVLLAQALFGNPDVLVMDEPTNDLDFETISWLENFLANYENTVIVVSHDRHFLDAVCTHISDIDFGKINHYSGNYTFWYESSQLAARQKAQQNKKAEEKKAELEEFIRRFSANVAKSKQATSRKKMIEKLNLDEIKPSSRRYPAIIFDVEREAGDQILHVQNLAASVDGEVLFKNVDLNMAKGDKVVVFSKDSRATTAFYEILNGNQKADAGTFDWGITTTQSYLPNDNSSFFTDGSLNLVDWLRQFVKTEEERDEVYVRGFLGKMIFSGEEALKKCTVLSGGEKVRCMLSRMMMIRANVLMLDEPTNHLDLESITAFNNSLKNFKGSVLFTTHDHEFAQTVANRVLEITPNGVIDRYMTFDEYLDDEKVQELRKKMYN; encoded by the coding sequence ATGCTTACAGTTTCTAATTTATCGGTTCAATTTGGTAAAAGAATTTTATTCGACGAAGTAAATACGACTTTCACCCAAGGCAATTGCTACGGTGTGATTGGTGCCAACGGTGCCGGAAAATCTACGTTCCTTAAAATCTTAGCCGGCGATATCGACCCAACTTCAGGAAGAGTATTCCTCGAGCCGGGCAAACGTATGTCGGTACTGAACCAAAACCACAACATGTTCGATGAGCATACTGTGTTGGAAACCGTAATGATGGGAAACAAAGTATTATTTGCCGTAAAATCAGAAATGGATGCCTTGTATGCTGATTATGATGATAAAAATGCCGATAGAATAGGCGAGTTGCAAGTGCAGTTTGAAGAAATGAACGGTTGGAATGCCGAGTCTGATGCGGGCGCGATGTTGTCTAACTTAGGCATTGGTGCCGATATGCATTACACCTTGATGGGCGAGATGGAAGGGAAGATGAAAGTACGTGTCTTATTAGCCCAAGCGCTTTTCGGAAACCCGGATGTGTTGGTAATGGATGAGCCTACGAACGACTTGGATTTTGAAACCATCTCTTGGTTGGAAAACTTCTTAGCCAATTATGAAAACACGGTAATCGTGGTATCGCACGACCGTCACTTCTTAGATGCCGTGTGTACGCACATTTCGGATATCGACTTTGGGAAAATCAACCATTACTCGGGGAACTATACTTTTTGGTATGAGTCTAGCCAGTTAGCGGCGCGTCAAAAAGCACAACAAAACAAAAAAGCGGAAGAGAAGAAAGCCGAGTTAGAAGAATTCATTCGTCGTTTTAGTGCGAATGTGGCGAAGTCTAAGCAAGCGACTTCCCGTAAAAAGATGATTGAAAAACTAAACCTTGACGAAATCAAACCGTCAAGCCGTAGATATCCTGCCATTATATTTGATGTAGAAAGAGAAGCCGGAGACCAAATCCTGCACGTGCAAAACCTAGCTGCTTCTGTAGATGGCGAAGTATTGTTTAAGAACGTCGATTTGAACATGGCGAAAGGCGATAAAGTAGTAGTGTTCTCTAAAGATTCCCGTGCTACTACCGCTTTCTACGAAATTTTAAACGGCAACCAAAAAGCCGATGCCGGAACGTTTGACTGGGGCATTACCACAACCCAATCGTATTTACCGAATGACAACAGCTCGTTCTTTACCGACGGCAGTTTGAACTTGGTAGATTGGTTACGTCAGTTCGTAAAAACCGAAGAAGAGCGCGACGAAGTTTACGTTCGTGGGTTCTTAGGCAAAATGATTTTCTCAGGCGAAGAAGCGTTAAAAAAATGTACGGTATTGTCCGGAGGCGAGAAAGTACGTTGTATGTTATCGCGCATGATGATGATTCGTGCCAATGTGTTGATGCTAGACGAACCCACGAATCACTTAGATTTGGAATCGATCACGGCGTTTAACAACTCGTTGAAAAACTTTAAAGGTTCAGTATTGTTTACCACCCATGACCACGAGTTTGCACAAACTGTGGCTAACCGAGTTTTAGAAATTACACCAAACGGAGTAATTGACCGATACATGACGTTTGATGAGTACTTGGATGATGAGAAGGTGCAAGAGTTGAGAAAGAAGATGTATAATTAA
- a CDS encoding prolipoprotein diacylglyceryl transferase, protein MTFPIQFNLFGDAVNYHIIFETLAFFVGVRLYYYLKKGIADPISDINRLWIMLGAMIGALIGSRVIAMLENPAEIMHQTWLTFYQNKTVAGGFLGGLFGVELMKKIIGVKTASGDIYVIPIIVAVFIGRIGCFSMGVTENTYGIATNFIFGMDLGDGKLRHPVALYEMAYMVLLFVLFQRIKHKNMRNGDRFKLFMVLYFLYRFLVEFIKPYHPLFLGMSSIHWSALFLFAYYYQFILRLLRYAQ, encoded by the coding sequence ATGACCTTTCCTATTCAGTTCAATCTTTTTGGCGATGCGGTTAATTATCACATTATATTTGAAACCCTCGCTTTCTTTGTAGGCGTTCGCCTTTACTACTATTTAAAGAAAGGCATAGCCGACCCGATTTCCGACATCAACCGCCTGTGGATTATGCTGGGCGCGATGATAGGCGCACTCATTGGCTCGAGAGTCATTGCAATGTTAGAAAATCCGGCCGAAATCATGCACCAAACGTGGCTGACGTTTTACCAAAACAAAACGGTTGCCGGTGGTTTTTTGGGTGGCTTGTTTGGCGTAGAACTGATGAAAAAAATCATAGGGGTGAAAACCGCTTCGGGTGATATTTATGTCATTCCGATTATCGTGGCGGTTTTTATAGGCAGAATCGGTTGTTTTAGTATGGGCGTTACCGAAAACACCTATGGCATAGCAACCAATTTCATCTTCGGAATGGATTTAGGCGACGGCAAGCTCCGACATCCGGTGGCGCTCTATGAAATGGCCTATATGGTGTTGCTGTTTGTGTTGTTCCAAAGGATTAAGCACAAGAATATGCGCAACGGTGACCGATTCAAATTGTTTATGGTCTTGTACTTTTTGTACCGCTTTTTAGTCGAATTTATCAAACCGTATCATCCGTTATTTTTAGGAATGAGCAGTATTCATTGGAGTGCGCTTTTTCTTTTTGCTTATTATTACCAATTTATTTTAAGACTCCTTCGCTATGCCCAATAG
- a CDS encoding radical SAM protein translates to MPNRDYIYYDYTKSLCPECLHTIDAKIVFQDDKVWMLKHCKTHGDTKVMIADDVEYYRQIRNYNKQSEVPLKFNTKVHYGCPYDCGLCTDHEQHSCLSIVEVTDRCNLACPTCYASSGPNYGRHRTLEEIEKMFDIIVANEGEPDVVQISGGEPTVHPQFFEIMDMAKSKPIRHLMLNTNGIRIAKDISFVEKLASYMPDFEIYLQFDSFKPEVLEKLRGEDLTEVRKKAIANLNQFNLSTTLVITLQKGENDDEIGKILEYAVQQKCVRGVTFQPTQVAGRNDNYNDHQGRITLTEVRRKIYEQYPIFTPQDLIPVPCNPDALCMAYALKIDGEIMPMTNLINPEDLLNNSKNTIVFENDEKLKTHMLNLFSTGISVDCAEEEFGELMCCLPRVKSDSLHYENLFRIIIMNFMDAHDFDVRAVKKSCVHIVDKRGKIVPFETMNLFYRDNKIDEIRKELNY, encoded by the coding sequence ATGCCCAATAGAGATTATATTTACTACGACTACACCAAAAGCCTTTGTCCGGAATGTTTGCATACCATTGATGCCAAAATTGTCTTTCAGGACGATAAGGTTTGGATGCTCAAACACTGCAAAACCCATGGTGATACCAAGGTCATGATAGCCGATGATGTGGAATACTACCGCCAAATCAGAAACTATAACAAGCAATCGGAAGTGCCTTTGAAATTTAATACCAAAGTGCATTACGGCTGTCCGTATGATTGTGGTTTGTGCACCGACCACGAGCAACATTCGTGTTTGTCGATTGTGGAAGTCACCGACCGATGTAATTTGGCTTGCCCAACGTGTTACGCGAGTTCGGGACCCAATTATGGCCGACACCGCACCTTGGAAGAAATCGAGAAAATGTTTGACATCATCGTGGCCAATGAAGGCGAACCCGATGTGGTACAGATTTCGGGTGGCGAACCCACGGTGCATCCGCAATTCTTTGAGATTATGGATATGGCGAAAAGCAAACCGATACGCCATTTGATGTTGAATACCAACGGGATTCGCATTGCTAAAGACATTTCCTTTGTAGAAAAACTGGCGAGTTACATGCCCGACTTTGAAATCTATTTGCAGTTTGACAGTTTCAAACCCGAGGTTTTAGAGAAACTCCGCGGCGAGGATTTGACGGAAGTCCGTAAAAAAGCGATAGCCAATTTAAATCAATTTAACCTTTCGACTACGTTGGTCATCACACTCCAAAAAGGCGAAAACGATGATGAAATCGGGAAGATATTAGAATATGCCGTGCAACAAAAATGTGTGCGTGGTGTTACGTTCCAACCCACCCAAGTAGCGGGAAGAAATGACAATTACAACGACCACCAAGGCAGAATCACCTTAACCGAAGTGCGCCGAAAAATCTATGAGCAATACCCGATATTCACGCCACAAGATTTGATTCCGGTGCCTTGCAATCCCGATGCTTTGTGTATGGCTTATGCGTTAAAAATAGACGGCGAGATTATGCCGATGACCAATCTGATTAATCCCGAAGATTTATTGAACAACTCGAAAAACACCATTGTTTTTGAAAACGATGAAAAGTTGAAAACCCACATGCTCAATTTATTTAGCACCGGCATTTCGGTGGATTGTGCCGAAGAAGAGTTTGGCGAGTTGATGTGTTGTTTGCCAAGGGTCAAATCGGATAGTTTACATTATGAAAATCTTTTTCGTATTATTATCATGAATTTTATGGATGCGCATGATTTTGATGTCAGAGCGGTGAAAAAATCCTGTGTTCACATCGTGGACAAAAGAGGGAAAATTGTGCCGTTTGAAACGATGAACTTGTTTTACCGAGACAACAAGATTGACGAAATCAGAAAAGAATTAAATTATTAG
- a CDS encoding TlpA family protein disulfide reductase, whose product MHSYRNLKVIALLIPLITLLSSCKNEFKGSDYVAYFGGEIVNPNSQYVLFCKDNEVIDSIKLDKNNRFFVQFDSLAPGLYTFKHEPEYQYVYFDKNDSLMVRVNTRDFDNSVIFCGRGDQKNNFLMEQYLKNEKDKNKIFEAFDYDIEKFTKAIDSSYQTATKFYTAKKEEIKWSDEFDEYAKAALDYPYYSRKELYPMVHKMRTGNDVYEKIPADYYNFRKNVDCNNVALSNFSPFVMYLSHMLNNMGAINYHNHFSEVDLALKTNINKMNIADTLIKNEKVKNTILNNIAFTYLLEDQNMVNNQTFLATYHKFSTDKSQKNEIIKIGDAIQLLKAGNKLPEVMLLNRNGQKISSNTFTNQKTVIFFWTANAVSHLEAVHKKILDFQKKHPDYQFVGININDSQDEWNTLLNKYKFSNLKEYRCADFEDLKTKWVITKIHRTIILGDNGLVSNAFTNVFELNFEEELK is encoded by the coding sequence ATGCACAGCTACAGAAATTTAAAAGTTATTGCTTTATTAATTCCTCTAATTACGCTTTTGAGTTCGTGTAAAAACGAATTTAAAGGCAGTGATTATGTTGCCTATTTTGGCGGGGAAATCGTAAATCCAAATAGCCAATATGTGCTTTTTTGTAAAGATAACGAAGTGATTGATTCGATCAAGTTAGACAAAAACAACCGCTTCTTTGTGCAGTTTGATTCGTTAGCGCCGGGTTTATATACGTTTAAACATGAACCGGAATACCAATATGTTTATTTTGACAAAAACGACAGTTTGATGGTGCGTGTCAATACGCGCGACTTTGACAACTCGGTTATCTTTTGCGGTCGTGGCGATCAAAAAAACAACTTTCTCATGGAGCAATATTTGAAAAATGAGAAAGACAAAAACAAAATCTTTGAAGCGTTTGATTACGACATCGAAAAATTTACCAAAGCCATTGATTCTTCCTATCAAACAGCCACTAAGTTTTATACGGCTAAAAAAGAGGAAATCAAATGGAGTGATGAATTTGATGAATATGCCAAAGCCGCGCTAGATTATCCGTACTATTCCCGTAAAGAATTGTACCCTATGGTTCACAAAATGAGAACCGGCAACGATGTGTATGAAAAAATCCCGGCCGATTATTACAATTTCAGAAAGAATGTAGATTGCAATAATGTGGCACTTTCCAACTTTTCGCCTTTTGTAATGTATTTGTCACACATGTTGAACAATATGGGTGCTATCAATTACCACAATCATTTCTCGGAAGTAGATTTGGCACTCAAAACCAACATCAACAAAATGAATATCGCCGACACGTTAATCAAAAACGAAAAGGTAAAAAACACCATACTCAACAACATCGCCTTTACTTATTTGCTGGAAGACCAAAACATGGTCAACAACCAAACGTTTTTGGCTACCTACCACAAATTTTCTACCGATAAAAGTCAGAAAAACGAAATCATCAAAATTGGAGATGCGATTCAATTACTAAAAGCCGGCAACAAACTCCCGGAAGTAATGCTGCTGAATAGAAACGGACAAAAAATAAGTTCGAATACATTCACCAACCAAAAAACCGTGATATTCTTTTGGACAGCCAACGCCGTTTCGCATTTAGAAGCCGTTCATAAAAAAATATTAGACTTCCAGAAAAAACATCCCGACTATCAGTTTGTGGGTATCAATATCAATGATTCTCAAGACGAGTGGAATACGCTGTTGAACAAATACAAGTTTAGCAACCTCAAAGAGTACCGTTGTGCCGATTTTGAAGACCTCAAAACCAAATGGGTGATTACCAAAATACACAGAACCATCATCTTAGGTGACAACGGATTGGTTAGTAACGCGTTTACCAATGTGTTTGAGTTGAATTTTGAAGAAGAACTTAAATAA
- the fsa gene encoding fructose-6-phosphate aldolase, giving the protein MKFFIDTANLNEIKEAQGLGVLDGVTTNPSLMAKEGITGKNNILKHYVDICNIVDGDVSAEVIATDFDGMVKEGEELAELHEQIVVKIPMTKDGVRACKYFSDKGIKTNVTLVFSAGQALLAAKAGATYVSPFLGRLDDISTDGLGLIQEIRDIYDNYGFETQILAASIRHTMHVVNCAKIGADVMTGPLSSITGLLKHPLTDIGLAQFLADYAKGNQ; this is encoded by the coding sequence ATGAAATTTTTTATTGACACAGCCAACTTAAACGAGATTAAAGAAGCACAAGGACTTGGCGTTCTTGATGGCGTTACTACTAATCCGTCGTTGATGGCTAAAGAAGGCATTACCGGAAAAAACAACATCTTAAAACACTACGTTGACATTTGCAACATAGTTGACGGAGACGTAAGTGCCGAAGTAATCGCAACCGATTTTGACGGAATGGTAAAAGAAGGCGAAGAATTAGCTGAATTACACGAGCAAATCGTGGTAAAAATCCCTATGACCAAAGACGGTGTGAGAGCTTGTAAATATTTCTCTGATAAAGGCATCAAAACCAATGTAACTTTGGTATTCTCTGCCGGTCAGGCTTTATTGGCTGCCAAAGCCGGAGCGACTTATGTATCGCCTTTCTTAGGAAGATTAGATGATATCTCAACTGACGGTTTGGGCTTGATTCAAGAGATTCGCGATATTTATGACAACTACGGATTTGAAACTCAAATCTTAGCAGCCTCAATTCGTCACACTATGCACGTGGTGAACTGTGCTAAAATTGGTGCCGATGTAATGACCGGACCATTATCCTCTATCACAGGATTGTTGAAACACCCTTTGACCGATATCGGTTTGGCCCAATTCTTAGCCGATTACGCAAAAGGGAACCAATAG